In the Corythoichthys intestinalis isolate RoL2023-P3 chromosome 18, ASM3026506v1, whole genome shotgun sequence genome, aatatgacagtaactgtcaaaacgttatgttaaaaagaaaaaaaaaaaaatatatatatatatatatatatatatatatatatatatatatatgctaaGTTGCCactcatgcatttcatctctaagaagaaaacaatctaccaacatcagatttacatacacaagtgttaacaacaagcataataaagtgcttgtgtaccgtaatccgtttccactgatatttattatttatgttattccacggacggcatgcagatttccctagctgctgcagttatccgagtctgacgatgaatAGTCACCTCAATCTGCGAAtgtacgcagcaaagcaaaacgcctggactcatttatccattcaattggctgacatactgacatgtgatcagcagagatagttagctctgattggttcaaatgtgcatgttttctggaacagcaactaaaaaagttttttgaattgattcgacaaaaaaagggcaatgtaaCAGAAAATGGATTAAATCTTTAagtgcaaggaaagagttgaggaggcttatttatcatatttagttttatttgctctgatggagaggttcagaacatcttagctgtcaatgtgcactttggacttatatttgttcatttatgttaggctaattattcatttccttatgattttaaaaaagtcaatgtttgcgcaatcttcaaaatacattccatttcactctgcataatataagtcatttgtactcatttttctgaatgttacttatatctttattatgcaaaaaaaaaaaaaaaaaaaaaaaaagaaagtaaatgtttacattaacttcaattttaatatacatcatatgttcttaagtatttaaaattgagatttggcttttagtatgtgaggaaatgtgggaaaataaaaattaggagatggaggttggggttattgctgtttttttaacttttatttatcaagttattgaaaaaatacaattttgaatgaaaatgagtttttgtatgtgttatagaaataactgtgccaaaacagttttctttgcatttcagtagttttaggaggttaccccccccccccaaataaataaataaacaaaatttctggctccgtggcgaccttcacgtaggggagttcctgcaagaaattctagccactttcacccctgcctgtTTCCAATCATCATTCTAATTGGTGTCCAATCACAAGTGATATAAACCCGAGCTGGCGCACTTGGCTCCGGTTTCACTCTGCGGCTCCAGGATGGAGGGCTTCCAGTCCGCCTGCCCTCCGCTCGTGCTGTGTGCCCCCGCAGCGGCTATGGCTGCGGCCCCGGGGGGCGTCTGCTGGGCCAAGCGGGAGACTCGATTCGTCACGCCGCGCGGCCTCAACTACCTGGAACTGTGCAAAGCCATCCTGGCTCAGGCAGGGCCGGCCACCGTCACCTGTACCCGGGAGTGCGGCGTGCAGGTAAACGCCAAAGTAGACAAGACGGTGCAGTGCTCCCTGGGGCCCAAGACGCTGCTCGGCCAGGGGGAGGGCGACCGCCTCCAGTctgaagaagaagaggaggaggaggaggaggagctgtGCGTGGGCGGTCAGGCGTCCTGCACGCCGCCTCCGGTGAGCCAGTTCTTCCTCACCACCCGGCCGGTGTCCATCTACTCGCGTGTTTTCGATCGCCGCGAGTCACGTGAGAAGGCGGAGGTGCGGGAGCAGGAGGGAGAGGAAGGAGGCGAACATCCAGATGACGACCACAAGCCTCCGGTACATCAAGACAACAAGGGCTCCAATTTACAGGTGGAATCCTGCAACaacactggccaaaaaaaaaatgttgcagtGACGCAACGGAAGTTTGGAGTGCTGAATCCAAATCTGAGGTCAAATTTCTGTCagtaaaaacacaaattaaaaaaaaaacaaaaaaaaaacttagacaTTGCGATGCAATGCTGAATTCCACaaagcaatattttttaaaaaaaatgatagcTGCTATTTAACAAAATAGGCTAAAAGTAACAATATACCAAAACAATTCATGTTCTGCCATGTTTCCGACAACTGAGACACATGTAGGAGATCAAAATTAGGGACAATGTGGCATGTATTGTACTGCACTGCAGCCAAAGTGCTCCAGTACAAGATGATGTTGATAACAATGAAAGAAAAATGCAAAGGACCGAAAAGTTAAACATGCGTGGGATGAAAATGTATAATCGGTATAAAATGCCACCAATATATGAAAAATGCCAATTGCATTAAAATTAACTTTGCACTAATACTTTAAGTATTAGCACACCTACAATTGTCAGATGATGCTCAATTTGCaatttgcaattacaaatgctttgatagtaaAATCTTGATTAATTTTGCCTgcaatgcaaaaacacaaaagagaatgggggggcttctctaatttgtgtaattaacagcacctgttacttacctgtggcacagaacaggtggtggcaataactaaatcacactttcaGTCAGTAGAattaagttgactcaacctctgtcctgagtccttgtgtgtacgacattgagcatggagaaagaccaaagaactaaggacttgagaagcaaaattgtgaggaagcatgggcaaacatgaggctacaagtccatctccagagACGTGAAtgctcctgtgtctaccgtgcgcagtgtcatcaataagtgtaaagcccattccACTGtttctaacctccctagatgtggacggaaaagaaaatttgaatGGTGGATAGAgatcctcgactaacatccatacaacttcaagctgtcctgcagtccgaaggtgcaacagtgtcaacccgtactatctgtcggcatctgaatgaaaagactctatggtaggatacccaggaagaccccacttctgaccctgagacataaagccaggctggagtttgccaaaacttacccgagaaagccaaaaacgttttggaagaatgttctctggtcagatgagacaaaagtagagctttttgggaaaaggcatcaacagagtttacaggaaaaacaaaacaaaacgatgCCTTCAAAGAACACTGTCAAAcacggcagaggttccctgatgttttggggctgctttgcttcctgtggcactggactgctgaccgtatgcatggcattatgaagtctgaagactaccaacaaatcttGCAGCATAACGTaggacccagtgtgagaaagcaaagtgtccctcagaggtcatgggtcttccaacaatgtcccaaaacacacttagaaaatggtttgaacgagagcactggagacttctaaagtggccagcaattagtccagacctgaatcccatataaCACCTGTggtgagatctgaaaatggcagtttggagaagacacccttcaattcggagacctggagcagttggcgaaagaagaatggtctaaaattccagcagaactcattgatggataccggaagccgttgtttgcagttattttgtcaaatggttgtgctacaaagtattaggctgagggtgccaaacttttgtccggcccatttttggagttttgtgtaaaatgataatgattgaatttttttctattctcttttgtgtgttttcattgcaagcaagctaaatgaagatattactaccaaagcatttctaatagcattttctggtagaaattgagcattatctgacagaattgcaggggtgccaatacttttggccagcagtgtatacattttttgaaaaccTTATTTTTAACTCCTGCCTCTTGAAATGGCTTGGATGTCTACTGGTGATAAACTAACTGGTGGTGGTGGTATCCATGCAACACCAATGAAAATTTAAGCATACATAAAAAAAACGATGGCAGATTTGAAATCTGTGACCAAAAATTGTATAGAACAGGTTTTAAATAAACCCATGCAACAGAAAATAAACTGTTGGCCAGTGTCGTATACATATACCTACCATGattgatttaaatgtttttggggggaaatgtaATCACAATGCAGTTTCTGGAGCAGAAGTACGGCTTCTTCCACTGCAAAAAGTGTAACATCCGGTGGGAGAGTGCTTACGTGTGGTGCATCTCTGGAACCAACAAGGTGAATTTGCAGCCAAAGGATGAAAAATTCAATGCGTTTGTGATCTGCAATGTAGCGAAAAACCTGCTAGAATGTCTTAGATGCACTATTATACCCTCACAGGTGTACTACAAGCAGCTCTGCCGGAAGTGTCAAGTTGGCTTCAACCCCTACAGAGTGGAATCCATTATATGCAAGGTAGGAAGagctgcaaagaaaaaaatacattatagaaCCTTTCTTGCATTTTCGATTGGTCGTTGTGTTGCTCAGGGCTGCTCGGAGACGTGCTGCATCTGCGAGAAGAAGCAGAGGCACATCAACATGACCCGGCCTCACCGGCAGGATCTGTGCTGCCGATGTCGAGGCATGAAGCTCTCCTGTGACGCCACCTACAGCTTCAAGTATATCTTTTGATGTCACCCAAGCAGCGGAGACCCTCCCTGGTGCCCTTGttgtttttccaaaaaataaactgaaatTTGCATCTCAAGTATGGACTTGGAATTCTTTCCCACAATTTAAGAATTATCTGGGCTGTAGCTCCAGAAAAAGCAAAaatttttgatacttgattaattACTGATTATTTTAGCAATTTGACAAATGGGCTTATttagtgatatgaaaaagtatctgaaccttttggaatttctgcataaaatcaattgtgatctgatctttggcaaaaccacacagatataaaaagtgtctgctttaacccttgagagtcgaaggacgagccggcgcgtcctcagcgcacgtcgtctttgaagcgccctcacgttttaattacgtcacccttatgcctttggttggtctcgttttaaagtgcggaagttgcggtttactctcattatttgaagtcaatcgaccaactagaacgtgagatattgtcatttaagttttatagttttattgtcctctcaaaaaaacattaaaacgctgcatggatcatttgtttatgtctatatttccatcatttcttgtcctttttcaaaacggaagctccatgaaaaaaacacaaatcaaacgaaccctttcgaagtcacagtggaagcacaaaatgcgttttttttttttttttttttttttaaatatatataaatataactgccgcgcgaggttctaccgaacgagaggggaggagtgttctgaagcagcgaggtggcgagcgacggccgtttggttcgagcagcgactttgtgtgactttgacaatgaacggaaaactaaatttagcgcaagaaattgtgctttttgatcaacttgaggaagaggatggtccaaattcgtcatcatcgtcttcttcggaagagtcctcgagtgaatttgaacacgtgggtgacgccatcgacgagcagaggtaagccaactcactcctttttttttttttttttttatgatgaaaaagtttcttttgaaagtttctttttatattgcaagacaaagttaattttgatgcaatataagtgtgtgtttgtgaatataataataaaatgtgcatatcagatcaaagtcgtacgtgcactgtgggtatcccaggcaggaatttataatttgtggtgttctactttctatatgaagattagggatgtagcacatattcagctatggtattctttctattgtcatacatatagatttccattattatttattgctgtatatatttttattttatactttattattttcataaatactgacttttttcatgtacatttatagtgacaatgaaagtaaagtgaaatgaaaatggaagggtggaaagaggaccaacaccccatggaagtgtgagctgtgtgatgtagccctgtgtctaattccaggacgaaactgcttttcagagTGGCAAGCCtgacaaaaatttaacttgtttattgtaaatatttttgaaaatacttttttttccaatgttatatatatattttttttccccacaatcagcattctcaatttgtgtatataaatgtgtgttcaagaagcttgattgtgtgtacatagttttcatcaggcgatgggccgcaatacctaaactcataaagagatggcctctaaacactttttgtgttagatggtatatattttttcactgttcttcactgtttggtctgctgtatataacctgttttgactagagcatgtataaaggcaaaaaacgcctatggctatacctgttgtttatgttgaattgtcaaatataagactatttattctaattttttttggttgaatgttcatcctaacatgttgaataaatattacaaagtttcaaaacggttcgttacgcatgtttggttgtcaattggacatcaatattaaaaattttgacaaaacgattttggaatttttggtctttttgggcccaaaatgatgatttataattggttagtgaaggaaacaacagtttggacatgaagttcaaggtgtcacaaaaaaagggaccaaaccaggtcatcgtaaacaattctttctttgaaatataaaggcaacttcaaaggcatgcaaaatcagacaaaataggcccagaccttaaagggttaactaaaatcaaccaaacataggttttcatattttaatgagggtagcatgcaaacaatggcagaagggggaaaaataagtgaaccctctgcctacgaagacttaaagagcaattgaaaccaatttttaccaagcaatttaagtctggtgtgtgcccaatcaatcactgatgagtgggttAAAGATGCCCTATAAGTGTTTTTCACCCAGTGTGCCGCGAGAAgttatccaatatcgcatttttttACATCtttgggcggagttgcagtcggAAAGAAGGAGCAGGTAGAAGGTTGCGGTCATGTGCAAATTAgcaaggtattgctcgtgtcacgttcaagaactgctcagatttctagccatcagtcaccttgctgtccgcgacaatgtggacctcaGCACATCtcatgtacatcatttgattcgtCGTCAAGTGTCACTATACACTAAAGTGTCCTTTTCATTTCATCCATATGTAAGACCCTCAATCCtccccgtgttttattccaacacactgtcgaggacagcaaggtgggtgatggctagaaatccgagtagttcttgaacacgacacgagcagttgcatttgcccttgtttcaaaacaagtcgatggactattttgtttgcctACATGAATACACAGAGAaacgggcaacttttttgagaaacacgacaaaggtaaatgagaaagcccttaaAGCCAATTACCTTGTTGCTTAATCCAAAAAGTCTCATACTGTGGCAGAGACAACAATACctacctgcaaagccattgctaGCGCGATGCTtggccctgatgtggttaaagacattgcttaagtccctgtctgataatccctgagcttttcaagccttactgctataaaaaataaaaacaaagactgAGATCCGTCGACGAAGATTCCTgctaggatatcggctttgtttTCATCTATACAGGCTCGTTTCACACTGAATACGTATAAatattgattaaatattatatttaaatAAAGTGCGTAcagagtaattttggaacatttttggtttgtggtgtgccgcgagattttttatgtaaaaacgtgccgtgacacagaaaaggctgaaaaacactacactataaaacacacatttgGTAaggaatgtcttgatgagaagcattgtctgatgtgcatcaaggCTCGGTcagaagagctgtctgaagacctgcgatcaaggattgttgatttgtataaaactgggaaaggatacaaaaccatctctaaaagtctgggtgttcttcaatcgacagtcagagaagttgtccacaaatagagtttggcactgttgcttctctcccaaggagtggccgtccaccaaagatgatgccaagagttcagcacagactacttcgagaggtaaaaaaagaaccctagagtgtctgctaaagacttacagaaatcactggcacagtctaatatctctgtgcacacatcaactatatgtaaaactatagccaagaacggtgttcatggaaggactccactgctgtgtgaaaaaaacattgttgctcgtttaatgttggcaaaaaggcacttggacactccgcagaagttttggcaaaatattttgtggactgatggaaccaaagttgaattgtttgtgagtaacacacaacgtcacgtgtggaggaaaaatggaacagctcaccaacattaatacctcatccccaccgtgaagcatggtggagggagc is a window encoding:
- the zar1l gene encoding ZAR1-like protein isoform X1, coding for MEGFQSACPPLVLCAPAAAMAAAPGGVCWAKRETRFVTPRGLNYLELCKAILAQAGPATVTCTRECGVQVNAKVDKTVQCSLGPKTLLGQGEGDRLQSEEEEEEEEEELCVGGQASCTPPPVSQFFLTTRPVSIYSRVFDRRESREKAEVREQEGEEGGEHPDDDHKPPVHQDNKGSNLQFLEQKYGFFHCKKCNIRWESAYVWCISGTNKVYYKQLCRKCQVGFNPYRVESIICKGCSETCCICEKKQRHINMTRPHRQDLCCRCRGMKLSCDATYSFKYIF
- the zar1l gene encoding ZAR1-like protein isoform X5 — encoded protein: MEGFQSACPPLVLCAPAAAMAAAPGGVCWAKRETRFVTPRGLNYLELCKAILAQAGPATVTCTRECGVQVNAKVDKTVQCSLGPKTLLGQGEGDRLQSEEEEEEEEEELCVGGQASCTPPPVSQFFLTTRPVSIYSRVFDRRESREKAEVREQEGEEGGEHPDDDHKPPKYGFFHCKKCNIRWESAYVWCISGTNKVYYKQLCRKCQVGFNPYRVESIICKGCSETCCICEKKQRHINMTRPHRQDLCCRCRGMKLSCDATYSFKYIF
- the zar1l gene encoding ZAR1-like protein isoform X4; this translates as MEGFQSACPPLVLCAPAAAMAAAPGGVCWAKRETRFVTPRGLNYLELCKAILAQAGPATVTCTRECGVQVNAKVDKTVQCSLGPKTLLGQGEGDRLQSEEEEEEEEEELCVGGQASCTPPPVSQFFLTTRPVSIYSRVFDRRESREKAEVREQEGEEGGEHPDDDHKPPFLEQKYGFFHCKKCNIRWESAYVWCISGTNKVYYKQLCRKCQVGFNPYRVESIICKGCSETCCICEKKQRHINMTRPHRQDLCCRCRGMKLSCDATYSFKYIF
- the zar1l gene encoding ZAR1-like protein isoform X2; translated protein: MEGFQSACPPLVLCAPAAAMAAAPGGVCWAKRETRFVTPRGLNYLELCKAILAQAGPATVTCTRECGVQVNAKVDKTVQCSLGPKTLLGQGEGDRLQSEEEEEEEEEELCVGGQASCTPPPVSQFFLTTRPVSIYSRVFDRRESREKAEVREQEGEEGGEHPDDDHKPPVHQDNKGSNLQVESCNNTGQKKNVAVTQRKFGVLNPNLSFWSRSTASSTAKSVTSGGRVLTCGASLEPTRCTTSSSAGSVKLASTPTEWNPLYARAARRRAASARRSRGTST
- the zar1l gene encoding ZAR1-like protein isoform X3, whose translation is MEGFQSACPPLVLCAPAAAMAAAPGGVCWAKRETRFVTPRGLNYLELCKAILAQAGPATVTCTRECGVQVNAKVDKTVQCSLGPKTLLGQGEGDRLQSEEEEEEEEEELCVGGQASCTPPPVSQFFLTTRPVSIYSRVFDRRESREKAEVREQEGEEGGEHPDDDHKPPVHQDNKGSNLQKYGFFHCKKCNIRWESAYVWCISGTNKVYYKQLCRKCQVGFNPYRVESIICKGCSETCCICEKKQRHINMTRPHRQDLCCRCRGMKLSCDATYSFKYIF